The following are encoded in a window of Pseudobacteroides sp. genomic DNA:
- a CDS encoding AraC family transcriptional regulator: protein MKVREFVDKLNMKVWAGNNEGLEKDIKGIYACDLLSWVMSHAKKEDAWITVHTNLNIAAVGVLTEVSCIIVPEDISVEQDTIKRAESEGIVILGTGLSAYEICCKAYESGIGKTGGNK, encoded by the coding sequence ATGAAAGTGCGGGAGTTTGTAGATAAACTCAACATGAAAGTATGGGCAGGTAATAACGAAGGTCTGGAAAAAGACATAAAAGGTATATATGCATGTGACCTTTTGAGTTGGGTTATGTCCCATGCAAAAAAGGAAGATGCGTGGATTACTGTTCACACAAATCTTAATATTGCTGCGGTTGGGGTTCTGACGGAAGTTTCATGCATTATTGTTCCTGAAGATATCAGCGTTGAGCAGGATACTATAAAAAGGGCGGAGAGTGAAGGTATAGTTATACTGGGAACCGGTCTCAGTGCTTATGAAATATGCTGCAAGGCATATGAATCCGGTATTGGTAAGACTGGAGGAAATAAATGA
- a CDS encoding [Fe-Fe] hydrogenase large subunit C-terminal domain-containing protein, translating to MGTYFHSVTLDEEKCRGCTNCIKRCPTEAIRVRKSKARIINERCIDCGECIRICPYHAKKAITDPLEMIKNFKYKIVIPAPSLYGQFKSTFSRNGILAALKGQGFDEIYEVAKAAEIVSRATKKLLKKDGHKFPLISSACPAVVRLIQVRFPNLIDNILKLESPMEVAAKIARDKAMKKENLAKEDIGVFFITPCAAKMTSVMAPYERESSSVSGVISIKDIYLGTLSNLMKTKSSEDLITAGFEGIRWANTGGESLALGTDSFLAVDGIHEVITILEEVENDRLEDVVFIEALACKGGCLGGPLTIENSYVARTRLKKHIDEAKEKLISNADQEDGNDNIDWTGSVEYKPVLKLDDDIEKAMKKLENLQQIENGLPGLDCGACGAPSCRALAEDIVRGMANETDCLFKLRDRVRGLAIQMMELEAIMPPVMDKESKSRTSDEEK from the coding sequence ATGGGAACATATTTTCATTCTGTAACACTAGATGAAGAAAAGTGCAGAGGCTGCACCAATTGTATAAAACGTTGTCCTACAGAAGCAATAAGGGTAAGAAAGAGCAAGGCAAGGATTATTAATGAGAGATGCATAGACTGTGGGGAGTGCATAAGAATATGCCCATACCATGCGAAAAAAGCCATTACCGATCCGTTGGAAATGATTAAAAATTTCAAATACAAGATAGTAATTCCTGCACCATCTTTATACGGACAGTTTAAGAGCACGTTTTCCCGCAACGGTATTTTAGCAGCATTAAAAGGGCAGGGATTCGATGAAATCTATGAGGTTGCAAAAGCAGCGGAGATTGTAAGCAGAGCAACAAAAAAGCTCCTCAAAAAGGACGGTCATAAGTTTCCGCTCATATCATCTGCCTGTCCTGCTGTTGTTCGGTTGATACAGGTGAGATTCCCTAATTTGATTGATAATATATTAAAGCTGGAATCCCCAATGGAGGTTGCAGCCAAAATAGCCAGAGATAAGGCTATGAAAAAGGAAAATCTGGCAAAGGAAGACATCGGTGTATTTTTTATAACACCATGTGCTGCCAAGATGACCAGTGTTATGGCTCCATATGAGAGAGAGTCTTCATCTGTCAGCGGAGTTATATCGATCAAGGATATTTATCTTGGAACATTAAGCAATCTGATGAAGACAAAATCCTCAGAAGATCTCATTACTGCGGGTTTTGAAGGAATTAGATGGGCTAACACGGGAGGGGAAAGTCTCGCTTTAGGAACAGACTCTTTTCTGGCAGTGGACGGGATTCATGAGGTTATAACTATATTGGAAGAGGTTGAGAACGATCGATTGGAAGATGTGGTTTTTATCGAGGCTTTAGCATGTAAAGGCGGGTGTCTTGGAGGGCCTTTAACAATCGAAAACTCATATGTAGCCAGGACCAGGCTTAAAAAGCATATAGATGAAGCAAAGGAAAAATTAATTTCAAATGCAGATCAGGAAGATGGAAATGACAATATTGATTGGACCGGAAGCGTAGAATACAAGCCAGTCTTGAAGCTGGATGATGATATTGAAAAAGCAATGAAAAAGCTTGAAAACCTCCAGCAAATTGAAAACGGGCTTCCAGGGCTTGACTGTGGTGCATGTGGTGCACCCAGTTGCAGAGCACTTGCGGAGGATATTGTAAGGGGAATGGCAAACGAGACCGACTGTTTGTTTAAACTAAGGGACAGGGTTCGGGGATTGGCTATTCAAATGATGGAGCTAGAAGCAATAATGCCTCCTGTTATGGATAAAGAATCAAAGAGCAGGACATCGGATGAGGAGAAATAA
- a CDS encoding ATP-binding protein produces MLLTDSFLELNYDIPANDFLHAGEASSAVKKMLNQLGVAPEKVKKTAISMYEAEINAVIHANGGVAHIEIWRDKVIIKICDKGPGIPDVELAMQEGYTTAPDRVRDMGFGAGMGLPNIKRYADRLEIDTEVGKGTVVTITVYL; encoded by the coding sequence TTGTTGTTGACGGATAGTTTCTTGGAACTCAATTATGACATACCGGCAAACGACTTTTTGCATGCGGGAGAGGCTTCCAGTGCGGTTAAAAAAATGCTGAATCAGTTGGGTGTAGCACCTGAAAAGGTGAAAAAGACTGCAATTTCAATGTATGAGGCTGAGATAAACGCAGTGATTCATGCAAACGGTGGGGTAGCACATATAGAAATATGGAGGGATAAAGTAATTATTAAAATATGCGATAAGGGGCCTGGTATTCCAGATGTGGAGCTGGCAATGCAGGAGGGTTATACAACTGCACCAGATCGTGTAAGAGATATGGGCTTTGGAGCCGGCATGGGACTCCCTAACATAAAAAGATATGCAGACCGATTGGAAATAGATACTGAGGTTGGAAAAGGTACCGTAGTTACCATAACTGTTTATCTATAA
- a CDS encoding DRTGG domain-containing protein, with translation MKINEISTVLEATIITEERNDDVEIFSACGADLMSDVMAFVKENVVLLTGLINPQVVRTAEMMDIKVIVFVRGKNPTQEIVDLANEKGITILTTKYSMFIASGKLYEAGITGRGGCC, from the coding sequence ATGAAAATAAATGAAATTTCAACGGTTCTTGAAGCGACGATTATAACAGAGGAACGAAACGATGATGTGGAAATATTTTCTGCATGTGGAGCGGATTTAATGAGCGATGTAATGGCATTTGTCAAAGAGAATGTGGTTTTGCTGACAGGGCTTATTAATCCACAGGTTGTTCGTACTGCGGAAATGATGGATATAAAGGTTATAGTTTTTGTCAGAGGCAAGAATCCTACCCAAGAAATAGTTGATTTGGCAAATGAAAAGGGTATAACTATATTAACGACAAAATATTCTATGTTTATTGCAAGCGGTAAACTTTATGAAGCTGGGATAACCGGAAGAGGTGGTTGTTGTTGA
- a CDS encoding copper amine oxidase N-terminal domain-containing protein, with product MKKFLTIVTACLVIGGVAITSSAASKVKESPDIKIAIDGKIGQYSDVPIIQDGRTLLPLRAVLEKLGVQNDDDHIMWEPQEKTITINKESKKIFLQVGNKKAQIDETSFELDVPPVIYKSRTYIPARFVAESLGKKVVWDNSTRSVLIKEPASFDEVKDILTKSEAAMKKVNKAKMNMKMDMKMSSADTGSLAIPMGADIKLEMDKSKKVAHMLMDMKTMGMSINMELYYDDKTQYMKGFLFENWTKSTSEEENFDTVVIDQMGLEMIKADDVGSAGLVKVESNNPDEIVLQGAVFFGNLSELGSGFAGEDSGSGDVPSDYSVKVILDSKTYLLKSCVMDVGGSDPENGNKSETTGSFSITLTDINGDFQVKIPDEVKKTAIDAGEAGKLFGM from the coding sequence ATGAAGAAATTTTTAACCATTGTAACTGCTTGCCTGGTTATTGGAGGAGTTGCTATAACTTCCTCTGCAGCAAGTAAAGTTAAAGAAAGCCCAGATATCAAAATTGCAATAGATGGCAAGATTGGGCAGTATTCTGATGTTCCTATCATACAGGATGGAAGGACGCTGCTTCCGTTAAGGGCTGTGTTGGAAAAACTGGGAGTACAGAATGATGACGACCATATTATGTGGGAGCCTCAGGAAAAAACTATAACAATAAACAAGGAATCCAAGAAAATATTCCTTCAGGTGGGAAATAAAAAGGCTCAGATCGATGAAACAAGCTTTGAGCTGGATGTTCCCCCAGTGATTTATAAAAGCAGAACTTACATACCTGCCAGATTTGTTGCCGAAAGCTTGGGAAAAAAGGTTGTATGGGATAACAGTACGAGATCGGTACTGATTAAAGAGCCAGCATCATTCGATGAAGTTAAGGATATTCTTACTAAGTCTGAAGCGGCTATGAAAAAAGTAAATAAGGCAAAAATGAATATGAAAATGGATATGAAGATGAGTTCTGCGGATACAGGATCTTTAGCTATTCCAATGGGCGCAGATATAAAGCTTGAAATGGATAAATCCAAAAAGGTTGCTCATATGTTAATGGATATGAAGACAATGGGAATGAGCATCAATATGGAGTTGTATTACGATGACAAAACCCAATATATGAAAGGGTTTCTATTTGAAAACTGGACCAAAAGTACATCAGAAGAAGAGAATTTTGATACAGTAGTCATCGATCAAATGGGATTGGAAATGATCAAAGCCGATGATGTAGGATCCGCAGGCTTGGTTAAGGTAGAAAGCAATAATCCTGACGAAATTGTATTGCAGGGGGCAGTATTTTTCGGTAATTTATCCGAATTAGGAAGCGGATTTGCTGGAGAAGATTCAGGCAGTGGTGATGTACCGAGCGATTATAGTGTTAAGGTCATACTTGACAGCAAGACATACTTATTGAAGAGCTGTGTAATGGATGTAGGAGGCAGCGATCCTGAGAATGGGAATAAGTCTGAAACAACTGGAAGCTTTTCAATTACTTTAACTGATATTAATGGAGATTTTCAAGTTAAAATACCGGATGAGGTTAAGAAAACAGCAATTGATGCAGGTGAAGCAGGTAAGCTTTTCGGAATGTAA
- a CDS encoding nucleoside kinase, with product MKEHDLKMVRVGFKNGSERLVAEGVSLEELAKDYEKDYKYPIFAAKVNNDIKELNYIITDNCDLEFLDLTDEDGMRIYRRSLHFILIKAVHDLFPERKLVICHTISKGIYCELKGEKPLDQGEVTLIEKRMWELVNANIPFVKRIMSRDDAKELFKKSGRLDRYRAVEHRRKPYVTMYNCDDLDDYFYGYMAPGTGHIKKFALKFYAPGLILMYPDKRDPSKMPEFEEQKKLFSIFKEYKKWGSILGVNNAGDINNIIMEGQINTLIRVSEALHEKKIAQIADLITNSENKKRVVLISGPSSSGKTTFAQRLSVQLRVNGLKPVTVSLDDYFVDREHTPKDEMGDYDFEALEAIDVELFNQQLSELISGKEVEVPIFNFTKGCRDDVGRKLKIDDDQLIIIEGIHGLNEKLTSLIPKERKFKIYVSALTSLSIDEHNRIPTTDSRLIRRIVRDFQFRGSTAASTLQRWPSVRRGEEKNIFPYQEEADIMFNSALVYELGVLKVLAEPLLAEIGSMSSEYSEAKRLIEFLGNFLPVDTKEIPLNSIIKEFLGGSCFC from the coding sequence ATGAAAGAACATGATTTAAAAATGGTTAGGGTTGGCTTTAAGAATGGATCTGAAAGACTGGTAGCTGAAGGTGTATCTTTAGAAGAATTGGCAAAGGATTATGAAAAGGATTATAAATATCCCATTTTTGCAGCAAAGGTAAATAATGATATTAAAGAGCTTAATTACATTATTACCGATAATTGTGATTTGGAGTTTCTTGATTTGACTGATGAAGACGGAATGAGAATATACAGAAGAAGCTTGCATTTTATATTGATTAAGGCAGTACATGATCTGTTTCCTGAAAGAAAGCTTGTTATCTGCCATACCATCAGTAAAGGAATATATTGCGAATTGAAAGGTGAAAAGCCCCTTGATCAGGGTGAGGTAACACTCATTGAGAAAAGGATGTGGGAGTTGGTTAATGCAAACATTCCTTTTGTCAAAAGGATTATGTCCCGTGATGATGCAAAGGAGCTATTCAAAAAGAGCGGCAGGTTAGACAGGTACAGGGCAGTGGAACACAGGCGTAAGCCCTATGTGACAATGTATAACTGCGATGATCTTGATGATTATTTTTATGGGTACATGGCACCTGGGACAGGACATATTAAAAAATTCGCACTTAAGTTTTATGCACCGGGGCTTATTCTGATGTATCCCGATAAACGTGATCCTTCGAAAATGCCTGAGTTTGAAGAACAAAAAAAATTATTTTCAATTTTTAAGGAATATAAAAAGTGGGGAAGTATATTAGGTGTTAATAATGCTGGGGATATAAATAATATTATTATGGAAGGGCAGATAAATACACTTATAAGGGTTTCGGAGGCTTTGCATGAGAAAAAAATTGCCCAGATTGCCGATCTCATTACAAACAGTGAGAACAAAAAAAGAGTTGTTCTTATATCTGGACCTTCTTCATCGGGTAAGACTACATTTGCTCAAAGACTTTCTGTACAGCTTAGGGTAAATGGATTAAAGCCTGTTACTGTATCTCTCGATGACTACTTTGTTGACAGAGAGCATACGCCTAAGGATGAAATGGGTGATTACGACTTCGAGGCATTAGAAGCCATAGATGTGGAACTTTTTAATCAGCAGCTAAGTGAATTGATTTCCGGTAAGGAAGTAGAGGTGCCTATTTTCAATTTTACAAAGGGTTGCAGGGATGATGTTGGCAGAAAGCTAAAAATAGATGATGACCAGTTAATAATAATAGAAGGCATACATGGCCTCAATGAAAAACTCACATCCCTTATCCCCAAGGAAAGAAAGTTTAAGATTTATGTAAGTGCACTGACTTCTCTTAGCATAGACGAACATAACAGGATTCCTACTACCGATTCAAGGCTGATAAGAAGAATAGTAAGGGATTTTCAGTTCAGGGGAAGCACAGCGGCTAGTACCTTGCAAAGATGGCCATCTGTCAGAAGGGGAGAGGAAAAAAATATTTTCCCATATCAGGAAGAAGCGGATATAATGTTCAACTCTGCATTGGTTTATGAGTTAGGAGTTTTGAAAGTCCTTGCAGAGCCATTATTGGCCGAGATTGGCAGCATGTCCTCAGAATATTCTGAGGCGAAGAGACTTATTGAATTTCTAGGAAATTTTCTTCCCGTGGATACAAAGGAAATACCTTTAAACTCAATTATTAAAGAATTTCTTGGAGGAAGTTGTTTTTGCTAA
- a CDS encoding PIG-L family deacetylase, producing MDFKKAGSEIFIPDGKDAAEAIERTTHMAIAAHQDDIEIMAYQGIAECFCNNSKWLTGVVVTNGAGSSKGEFYSSFSDEEFINIRKLEQKKAAFVGEYSSVAMLNYSSREAKDPYNKDILKDLKSIILKAKPEIIYTHNLFDKHQTHLSVAVKVINAIRELSPSERPKELYGCEVWRSLDWLVSQDRIIFDVSENPNIAAALIEVYNSQISGNKEYHKAAIGRRCANATFYSSQESDSLANSILGMDLTPLIENVDIDIISYARGFIERFNLEAVNAIKNAL from the coding sequence TTGGACTTTAAAAAAGCAGGTTCTGAAATATTTATTCCTGATGGAAAAGATGCGGCTGAGGCAATTGAGCGAACTACACACATGGCAATTGCTGCACACCAGGATGATATTGAAATCATGGCATATCAAGGCATAGCAGAGTGTTTTTGCAATAACTCCAAATGGCTTACAGGTGTAGTTGTAACTAACGGAGCCGGAAGCTCAAAAGGAGAATTTTACAGTTCTTTTTCAGACGAAGAGTTTATTAATATAAGAAAGCTTGAACAAAAGAAGGCTGCTTTTGTAGGTGAATACAGTTCTGTTGCCATGCTGAACTACAGCAGCCGCGAAGCTAAGGACCCTTATAATAAAGACATCTTAAAGGACTTAAAATCTATTATATTAAAAGCAAAACCGGAAATAATATATACTCACAATCTTTTTGACAAGCATCAGACTCATTTAAGCGTTGCTGTTAAGGTAATCAATGCCATCCGGGAGCTCTCTCCTTCAGAAAGACCAAAAGAGCTTTATGGTTGTGAAGTATGGCGAAGCCTTGACTGGCTTGTATCTCAAGATAGAATAATCTTTGATGTATCCGAAAACCCAAACATTGCAGCTGCACTGATTGAGGTCTATAATTCCCAAATATCAGGCAACAAGGAATACCACAAGGCAGCTATCGGCCGAAGATGTGCAAATGCTACCTTTTATAGTTCGCAAGAATCCGACTCACTAGCCAATTCCATATTGGGAATGGACCTAACACCCCTTATCGAAAATGTCGATATTGATATTATAAGCTACGCCCGGGGATTTATAGAGAGATTTAATCTCGAAGCAGTAAATGCCATAAAAAATGCACTTTAA
- a CDS encoding peptide chain release factor 3 has product MPDLKETICNEVSRRKTFAIISHPDAGKTTLTEKLLLYGGAIRLAGSVKSRKTNKHAVSDWMEIEKQRGISVTSSVLQFTYNDYCINILDTPGHQDFSEDTYRTLVAADSAVMLIDGAKGVEAQTIKLFHVCKMRGIPIFTFVNKMDRASKDPFELMEEIENVLGIRSYPMNWPIGTEGDFKGVYNRKKSQIELFDGGNHGQTTVSSTVGSVNDKIFSELLGEHYYNKLCEEIELLNLAGDEFDKKKIMTGELTPIFFGSAMTNFGVQPFLEEFLNLAPKPGFKKSSIGDVDPESEKFTGFIFKIQANMNPTHRDRIAFLRICSGKFTKGMPVHHVQSKKEIRLAQPTQFMAQERTIVEEAYPGDIIGLFDPGIFNIGDTLSEGNSQLRFDGIPIFPAEHFARVTASDSMKRKQFQKGIMQLSEEGAIQTFKQIDIGIEALIVGAVGALQFEVLEYRLKYEYGVDIKIQHLPFKHARWIVGENIDPRKLNLTSSTMITEDSENRHVLLFENEWSIRWAEERNKDINLVDIATSF; this is encoded by the coding sequence ATGCCGGATTTAAAAGAAACAATATGTAATGAAGTATCACGCAGAAAAACCTTTGCTATAATCTCTCACCCTGACGCAGGTAAAACAACTTTGACGGAAAAACTGCTGCTGTATGGTGGTGCCATCAGACTGGCAGGTTCTGTAAAGTCAAGAAAAACCAATAAACATGCGGTTTCAGATTGGATGGAGATAGAAAAGCAAAGGGGTATATCAGTAACATCCAGTGTTCTCCAATTCACATATAATGATTATTGTATAAATATTCTAGACACACCTGGTCACCAGGATTTCAGTGAAGATACATACAGAACCCTGGTTGCGGCCGATAGTGCAGTTATGCTTATAGATGGTGCGAAAGGTGTGGAAGCACAGACCATTAAGCTTTTTCATGTATGTAAAATGAGAGGCATACCCATTTTCACCTTCGTGAATAAAATGGATAGAGCGAGTAAAGATCCCTTTGAGCTTATGGAAGAAATTGAAAATGTCCTTGGTATACGTTCTTATCCAATGAACTGGCCTATTGGTACCGAAGGGGACTTTAAAGGAGTTTATAACAGAAAAAAGTCCCAGATAGAGCTGTTTGACGGCGGTAATCACGGACAAACCACAGTATCTTCCACAGTTGGAAGTGTTAATGATAAAATTTTCTCAGAGCTGTTGGGCGAGCATTACTACAACAAGCTGTGTGAAGAAATTGAGCTGCTCAATCTTGCAGGAGATGAGTTTGACAAAAAGAAGATAATGACCGGTGAATTGACTCCCATATTTTTTGGAAGTGCAATGACCAATTTTGGTGTGCAACCATTCTTGGAAGAGTTCCTTAACTTAGCACCAAAGCCTGGCTTTAAAAAGTCCTCCATTGGTGATGTTGATCCTGAAAGTGAAAAATTCACAGGATTCATTTTCAAAATACAGGCGAACATGAATCCAACCCACAGAGACCGCATCGCATTTCTCAGGATTTGTTCCGGCAAGTTTACAAAGGGAATGCCCGTTCATCATGTTCAGAGTAAAAAGGAAATTCGCCTCGCACAGCCTACCCAATTTATGGCACAGGAAAGAACCATAGTAGAAGAGGCTTATCCCGGAGATATCATAGGGCTTTTCGACCCAGGTATTTTTAACATTGGAGACACCCTAAGTGAAGGAAACTCGCAGCTCAGGTTTGATGGTATTCCCATATTCCCTGCCGAGCACTTTGCAAGAGTAACTGCCTCCGACTCAATGAAAAGAAAGCAGTTCCAAAAGGGAATAATGCAGCTTTCAGAGGAAGGAGCCATTCAGACCTTCAAACAAATCGATATAGGTATTGAAGCACTTATTGTGGGTGCTGTCGGTGCACTTCAGTTTGAAGTTCTCGAATACAGATTAAAATATGAGTATGGTGTTGACATCAAAATACAGCATCTTCCTTTTAAACATGCCAGGTGGATTGTAGGCGAAAACATTGACCCTAGAAAACTTAACCTGACAAGTTCTACAATGATCACAGAGGACAGCGAGAACCGGCATGTTCTGCTCTTTGAAAACGAATGGTCAATTCGCTGGGCTGAGGAAAGAAATAAGGACATCAACCTTGTGGATATAGCGACGAGCTTTTAA
- a CDS encoding tetratricopeptide repeat protein: MGIFHIFKKKENTYNEGNEQFNNAQKAFEGGNYQEALRLLVFAFSSDPSFLGCYKLANECLLKLGATDEANLFKDAITKFNSFEPFYNLGYHFIDVGHNRMAIPFLERALSISPGDLKATMELTLALTAQFQPGKAKLLLEKVDKGEDFWVWYQYYWYCLLSNSIEGIEEFISSAKGCFGKQSAENENIANCVCMIEKLEECFLRHKTILKPEMFIKYWHYIQYGSVVIQYFDDNEENLNVAGGRYVAKWGSNEEIKSILLRLKGFLEKLNLSCNSISYLPDRDSEIIGKVLSELMRLPSSIYKKQLEENQLIIAANNNLLNEYPELAEISNGQIVFAFNQDWLNVSTLTPDICGLMSQTYFFPWNGGLKVNSETGKLDQLPPDQRSTSYIVTEILSENIDVQGDFGENVQFYMERKEYLKCSGKAGKKRLPFRVDSPVPGSYFC; this comes from the coding sequence TTGGGTATATTTCACATTTTTAAAAAGAAAGAGAACACTTATAATGAAGGCAACGAGCAATTTAATAATGCCCAAAAAGCCTTTGAGGGAGGGAATTATCAGGAGGCTTTAAGACTTCTTGTTTTTGCATTTTCATCGGATCCTTCATTTTTAGGGTGTTATAAGCTTGCAAATGAGTGCTTGTTAAAGCTTGGAGCAACAGACGAAGCGAACTTATTTAAGGATGCAATCACAAAGTTCAATAGTTTTGAACCCTTTTATAATCTGGGATATCATTTTATTGATGTGGGGCATAACAGGATGGCAATTCCATTTCTTGAAAGAGCACTTTCAATATCTCCAGGTGATTTAAAGGCAACAATGGAATTAACGCTTGCTTTAACAGCTCAATTCCAGCCCGGAAAAGCAAAACTGCTTCTTGAAAAAGTCGACAAAGGAGAAGATTTCTGGGTATGGTATCAGTATTACTGGTATTGTTTGTTATCAAACAGCATTGAAGGAATAGAAGAGTTTATTTCTTCTGCAAAAGGTTGTTTTGGGAAACAAAGTGCAGAAAATGAGAATATTGCTAATTGTGTTTGCATGATAGAGAAGTTGGAAGAGTGTTTTTTAAGGCACAAGACCATTTTAAAACCTGAAATGTTTATTAAATACTGGCACTATATACAATATGGTTCAGTAGTGATTCAATATTTTGATGATAATGAGGAGAACCTTAATGTTGCAGGAGGTAGATATGTTGCAAAATGGGGAAGTAATGAGGAGATTAAATCAATATTATTAAGATTAAAAGGTTTTCTTGAGAAACTAAATTTGTCCTGTAATTCTATTTCTTATTTACCGGACAGAGACTCGGAAATTATTGGAAAAGTTTTGTCAGAATTAATGAGATTACCTTCAAGTATATATAAAAAGCAACTTGAGGAAAATCAACTGATAATTGCAGCAAATAATAATCTCTTAAACGAGTATCCTGAGTTAGCGGAAATTAGTAATGGTCAGATTGTATTTGCATTTAATCAAGATTGGTTAAATGTTTCTACATTAACACCTGACATTTGTGGATTAATGTCTCAGACATATTTTTTTCCATGGAACGGAGGGCTTAAGGTAAATAGTGAAACTGGAAAGCTGGATCAACTGCCTCCCGATCAAAGGTCAACAAGTTATATTGTAACTGAGATTTTAAGTGAAAATATTGATGTTCAAGGGGATTTTGGGGAGAATGTACAGTTTTATATGGAAAGAAAAGAATATTTGAAATGCTCTGGGAAGGCTGGAAAAAAGCGATTACCTTTTAGAGTAGATAGCCCTGTACCTGGATCGTATTTTTGTTAG
- a CDS encoding DUF1186 domain-containing protein: MVNNKIKNSLPNNIDYGKYSVSELIKLIEFNKVGFPEPVLRNLVTREQEAVPVLMDVLKKVYDNYKRYANDDDYFGHIYAIYLLAQFRVSDAYKVYVDMLRLPGDLVYKLFGDSVCESTGRLLASLCGNDYEPIKSIIIDDSIDDVIRSHAVAAIAILAVQGVLNREEALKYYKDLLISDNWDKNESVMAEIVSACSDLYPAEVIDEIKTVYEKELVDVLVIELDDVEEILKMDKDEVLERTGNDIYYHYIDDAIEEIKDWNCFYQSGSQTALGESEKVGPNQLCPCGSGRKYKKCCG, encoded by the coding sequence ATGGTAAACAATAAAATTAAAAATAGCCTGCCTAATAACATTGATTATGGAAAGTATTCCGTTTCAGAACTAATTAAGCTTATTGAATTCAATAAGGTTGGATTTCCGGAACCTGTATTAAGGAATTTGGTCACAAGAGAACAAGAAGCTGTTCCTGTATTGATGGATGTGCTTAAAAAGGTTTATGACAATTATAAAAGATATGCCAATGATGATGATTATTTTGGGCATATTTACGCAATATATCTTCTTGCACAATTCAGGGTATCCGATGCATACAAAGTGTATGTTGATATGTTAAGGCTACCAGGTGATTTAGTTTATAAACTTTTTGGGGATTCCGTATGTGAATCTACAGGCAGACTCCTTGCATCACTGTGCGGAAATGATTATGAACCTATTAAAAGTATAATAATAGATGACAGTATAGATGATGTTATTAGAAGTCATGCTGTTGCGGCAATAGCTATACTCGCTGTTCAAGGTGTATTGAACAGGGAAGAAGCATTAAAATATTACAAGGATCTCTTGATCTCCGACAACTGGGATAAAAATGAGTCGGTTATGGCGGAGATTGTGTCTGCTTGCAGCGATTTATACCCGGCTGAAGTGATTGATGAGATCAAAACTGTATACGAAAAGGAACTGGTAGATGTTCTTGTAATTGAACTTGATGATGTGGAAGAAATACTAAAGATGGATAAGGATGAAGTTCTTGAAAGGACTGGAAATGACATATACTATCATTATATTGACGATGCAATAGAGGAAATAAAGGATTGGAATTGCTTTTATCAAAGTGGCAGTCAAACTGCCTTAGGAGAGTCTGAGAAAGTGGGGCCAAATCAACTTTGTCCTTGCGGAAGTGGAAGAAAGTATAAAAAGTGCTGCGGATAA